In Blastopirellula sp. J2-11, a single genomic region encodes these proteins:
- the pyk gene encoding pyruvate kinase: MSAARLLPQRARTKIVATVGPACNTPEMLEQMILAGVDVFRLNLAHGELDEHSRVATTIRDISERLKRPVATLADLSGPKIRLGTLVQDPIYCVEEQMYRFIRGDVATEPNELVSNYEPLIDEVKVGDNVMLADGTITMEVVEKTEDSVTCVVVAGGILRSRQGINLPGTKLGVETITPRDRDHIRWAAETDLDYVSLSFVREADDIRQLKDLLQAHESRAMVIAKIEKREALDNLEEIVEVSNGVMVARGDLGVEIDVAEVAAAQKLIVKTCTRIGRPVIVATQMLDSMTKNSRPTRAEATDVANAILDGADACMLSQETAVGEHPITVIKMMNRIMLATERMLCEDLSNSVRGEEIGLVHPVTQAVVSGATRTADLLNAKLMVMATRTGGTALTKAKIRDCIATIGVSDSKAALRRMSLYWGIIPIDGAPVHNGIQLRRFVDKWGFEAGLLKPNDRVVFVTGGGIMQSAEYIVVVHKVEAPEGYGVTE; the protein is encoded by the coding sequence ATGTCCGCAGCCCGCTTACTTCCCCAGCGTGCCCGCACCAAAATTGTGGCGACGGTTGGCCCCGCGTGTAATACGCCGGAGATGCTGGAACAAATGATTCTGGCCGGAGTCGACGTCTTTCGGCTCAACCTTGCCCACGGCGAATTGGACGAACACTCTCGTGTGGCGACGACGATTCGCGATATCAGCGAACGTCTGAAGCGCCCGGTCGCGACGTTGGCAGACCTATCGGGGCCGAAGATCCGTCTCGGCACGTTGGTGCAGGATCCGATTTACTGCGTCGAAGAGCAGATGTACCGCTTTATCCGCGGCGACGTCGCTACCGAACCGAATGAGTTGGTCAGCAACTACGAGCCGCTGATTGACGAAGTCAAAGTGGGCGATAACGTGATGCTGGCCGACGGCACGATCACGATGGAAGTGGTCGAGAAGACCGAAGATTCGGTCACTTGCGTGGTGGTCGCCGGCGGCATCTTGCGCAGTCGTCAAGGAATCAATCTGCCGGGGACCAAGCTGGGCGTGGAAACGATCACGCCGCGTGATCGTGATCATATCCGCTGGGCCGCCGAAACCGATCTCGATTACGTCAGTCTGAGCTTCGTCCGCGAAGCGGATGATATTCGTCAACTGAAAGATCTGCTGCAAGCGCACGAATCGCGGGCGATGGTGATCGCCAAAATTGAAAAGCGTGAAGCGCTCGACAACCTGGAAGAAATTGTCGAAGTCTCCAACGGCGTGATGGTCGCTCGCGGCGATCTCGGCGTCGAAATCGACGTGGCCGAAGTCGCCGCCGCGCAAAAACTGATTGTCAAAACCTGCACGCGAATCGGTCGTCCGGTGATCGTCGCGACGCAGATGCTTGACAGCATGACCAAAAACTCTCGCCCAACGCGTGCGGAAGCAACTGACGTGGCGAACGCGATCCTCGATGGCGCCGACGCTTGCATGTTGTCGCAAGAGACCGCGGTCGGCGAGCACCCGATCACCGTCATCAAGATGATGAACCGCATCATGTTGGCGACCGAAAGGATGTTGTGCGAGGATTTGTCCAATTCGGTACGCGGCGAAGAGATCGGTCTGGTCCATCCCGTGACCCAGGCGGTCGTTTCCGGCGCTACGCGAACCGCCGATCTGCTGAACGCCAAGTTGATGGTGATGGCGACCCGCACCGGCGGGACCGCACTGACCAAAGCGAAGATTCGCGATTGTATCGCGACGATCGGCGTCAGCGACTCGAAGGCCGCTTTGCGACGGATGTCGCTTTACTGGGGCATCATTCCGATCGACGGAGCTCCGGTGCACAACGGCATCCAGTTGCGTCGCTTTGTCGACAAGTGGGGCTTTGAAGCCGGTTTGCTCAAACCGAATGATCGGGTCGTCTTTGTGACCGGCGGCGGCATTATGCAGTCGGCCGAGTACATCGTCGTCGTACACAAGGTCGAAGCGCCCGAAGGCTACGGCGTTACCGAGTAG
- a CDS encoding ComEC/Rec2 family competence protein: protein MESPEVSSPSRRIKVNQPLVLIAAALCAGILADRSWSLGLLPPILILAASLTMWLFCWRKRWELAGSWLVLLAVAALGARLHDAAWNRFAAHDIALSVGDTSQPIAIEARTLDYPIALPPAPPSALQNFQQEGAVRLPLQITAIRAGRDWRPAVGKASLLVQTESLNVGAGESVRVYCQAMRIEPPANPGEFDFAAHGRADRTLVSLRTGFASCVESQGKPRFSLWSLMAEVRRYVARNLSAQLSPSAAPLADALLLGNRSEVDRRLSEEFVQTGLVHLLAISGLHLGVLVGVVYGALRLCLFSPKRIAAAVIAFAIGYMLLVDMRPPVVRATVLVVVFALGMLAERRVLPWNTLAAALLVVVSWNPADLFRVGPQLSFLAVAVLIWLAPLLVWRIADPLDRLIAESRPWQLRLIRGGINSIGGAYVAGLAIWLAALPLIASQFHLISPAALLYSPPLMLVTSIALAAGLTVCVVSPFSSWLAYPAALLCDGSLRWLAVGVSSADALPGGSIWVAGPAGWWTCGWYLLLACVAIAVRQWGWPLIRGGAILGGWCALGLFAAIAPASRTAGEELRCTFVSVGHGTSVFVEFPDGSNLLYDCGRLGSPRRATESVSALLWSRGVTHLDALVISHADGDHYNGVPGLLERFSVGRVYVSPVMFERESPGLRFLRESIAAAEIPLATLQAGDRLAVGADVSVTVLHPTARGVLGSDNANSIVLLLEAFGRRLLLPGDLETPGLEGVLREEPIDCDLVMAPHHGSAGSDPARFLAWSTPEIVVVSGSVNDQQRAMAQTIDFGAQVWHTASCGSVTIRVIDEAVVVSPYK from the coding sequence GTGGAATCGCCAGAAGTTTCTTCGCCCAGTCGCCGCATAAAAGTAAATCAACCGCTGGTGTTGATCGCGGCCGCTCTGTGCGCGGGGATACTCGCCGATCGCTCTTGGTCGCTTGGCCTGTTGCCGCCGATTCTGATCTTGGCCGCGTCGCTGACGATGTGGCTGTTCTGCTGGCGAAAACGGTGGGAGCTCGCAGGATCGTGGCTGGTGTTGTTGGCGGTCGCCGCGTTGGGGGCGCGACTGCATGACGCCGCCTGGAATCGGTTTGCGGCCCATGACATCGCGCTGAGCGTGGGAGATACGTCGCAGCCGATCGCGATTGAAGCTCGCACCCTCGACTACCCGATCGCGCTGCCGCCGGCCCCGCCGAGCGCGCTCCAAAATTTTCAGCAAGAGGGAGCAGTTCGCTTGCCGCTGCAGATCACCGCGATTCGGGCTGGCCGCGATTGGCGACCGGCCGTCGGCAAAGCGTCGCTACTCGTACAAACCGAATCGTTGAACGTCGGGGCAGGGGAGAGCGTCCGCGTCTATTGTCAGGCGATGCGAATCGAGCCGCCGGCCAATCCCGGCGAGTTTGACTTCGCCGCCCATGGGAGAGCTGATCGCACGCTGGTCTCGCTGCGGACCGGGTTCGCCTCGTGTGTCGAGAGCCAAGGGAAGCCGCGCTTCTCGCTCTGGAGCTTGATGGCCGAAGTTCGCCGCTATGTGGCCCGTAATTTGTCGGCGCAGCTGTCGCCGTCAGCGGCGCCGCTGGCCGATGCGCTGTTGTTAGGAAATCGGTCTGAGGTCGATCGCCGCTTGTCGGAAGAGTTTGTGCAGACCGGACTCGTGCACTTGCTGGCGATTTCCGGATTGCACTTGGGGGTTTTGGTCGGCGTCGTATACGGAGCGTTGCGGCTTTGCCTGTTCTCGCCGAAGAGAATCGCGGCGGCGGTGATTGCGTTCGCCATCGGTTACATGTTGCTGGTCGACATGCGCCCGCCGGTGGTGCGCGCGACGGTGTTGGTGGTCGTGTTCGCGCTGGGGATGTTGGCCGAGCGGCGCGTCTTGCCCTGGAATACTTTGGCCGCTGCGCTCTTGGTGGTGGTCAGTTGGAATCCGGCCGATCTGTTTCGGGTGGGGCCGCAGTTATCGTTCTTGGCGGTCGCCGTTTTGATTTGGCTGGCGCCGCTATTGGTGTGGCGAATCGCAGATCCGCTGGATCGGCTGATTGCCGAGAGTCGACCTTGGCAGCTGCGGCTGATACGCGGCGGGATCAACTCGATCGGTGGGGCCTATGTCGCTGGTTTGGCGATCTGGTTGGCGGCGCTGCCGCTGATCGCGTCGCAGTTTCATCTCATTTCTCCGGCGGCGTTGCTTTACTCTCCGCCGTTGATGCTGGTCACCTCGATCGCGCTGGCGGCGGGATTGACGGTCTGTGTTGTTTCTCCATTTTCAAGCTGGTTGGCCTATCCGGCGGCGCTGCTCTGCGATGGAAGTTTGCGCTGGCTAGCCGTTGGCGTTTCGTCGGCCGACGCGTTGCCGGGGGGAAGCATTTGGGTAGCGGGGCCGGCTGGATGGTGGACTTGCGGTTGGTATTTGTTGTTGGCCTGCGTCGCGATCGCCGTGCGTCAGTGGGGCTGGCCGTTGATCCGCGGCGGCGCGATCTTGGGCGGTTGGTGCGCGCTAGGTTTGTTTGCTGCGATAGCGCCAGCCAGCCGAACCGCGGGAGAAGAACTGCGCTGCACGTTTGTTTCGGTGGGGCACGGAACCTCGGTCTTTGTCGAGTTTCCGGATGGCTCGAACTTGCTGTACGATTGCGGTCGGCTTGGCTCTCCACGGCGAGCGACTGAATCGGTTTCGGCCCTGCTTTGGTCACGCGGGGTGACGCATCTGGATGCACTGGTCATCTCGCATGCCGACGGCGATCACTACAACGGCGTGCCTGGTTTGCTCGAGCGATTCTCGGTCGGCCGCGTTTATGTCTCGCCGGTGATGTTTGAGCGAGAGTCTCCGGGGTTGCGCTTTTTGCGCGAATCGATCGCCGCAGCCGAGATTCCGCTCGCAACTTTGCAGGCAGGCGATCGTCTGGCGGTGGGGGCGGACGTGAGCGTGACCGTCTTGCACCCCACAGCGCGAGGCGTGTTGGGAAGCGACAACGCGAATAGCATAGTGCTGTTGCTCGAAGCGTTTGGTCGTCGCCTGCTGTTGCCGGGTGATCTGGAGACGCCGGGATTAGAGGGGGTGTTGCGAGAAGAGCCGATCGACTGTGATCTGGTAATGGCTCCGCATCATGGAAGCGCCGGTAGTGATCCGGCTCGATTTTTGGCTTGGTCGACCCCCGAAATAGTCGTAGTCAGCGGATCGGTGAATGACCAGCAGCGAGCGATGGCGCAAACTATCGACTTTGGCGCCCAAGTTTGGCACACGGCCAGTTGCGGCTCGGTCACGATTCGCGTGATCGACGAGGCGGTTGTGGTTTCCCCCTACAAGTAG
- a CDS encoding FMN-binding glutamate synthase family protein, with amino-acid sequence MWTLIVLGVIVAVAAVVTVHDLWQTKHAILKNFPIIGHFRYWLEAIGPELRQYIVTSNNEERPFSRDQRTWVYASSKRENNYFGFGTDDDLESSPNHLIIKHAAFPIHDPHPGEKEFDQEFRIPCAKVMGAYRGRRFAFRPKSVVNVSGMSFGSLSGPAVEALNIGSKLAGCLQNTGEGGISPYHQRGGDLMMQIGTGYFGCRDSHGNFDLGMFKEVVAANPVRAVEIKLSQGAKPGVGGFLPAAKITAEISRIRGIPQGRDCASPSNHTAFRNVDEMLDFVEKLADASGVPIGIKSAVGELHFWTDLAESMARTHRGVDFITIDGGEGGTGAAPLVFADHVALPFKIGFGRVYREFVKFDLHHHVVFNGSGKLGFPETGLFAMALGCDTISVAREAMLAIGCIQAQRCHTGHCPSGVATQNWWLKRGLDPTLKSFRVANYVATLRKELLRLSRACGVVHPSLVTLDHFDVLDDRLQALAATTLFDHRPEWGLPSADDQETIRRIMSAPLDQRDSLVHIHGKSRSKLVESGV; translated from the coding sequence ATGTGGACCCTCATCGTTTTGGGCGTGATCGTCGCCGTTGCCGCCGTTGTGACGGTGCACGATCTGTGGCAGACCAAGCATGCCATTTTGAAAAACTTTCCGATCATCGGCCACTTCCGCTATTGGCTCGAAGCGATCGGGCCCGAGTTGCGTCAATACATCGTAACCAGCAATAACGAAGAACGTCCATTCAGTCGCGATCAGCGAACATGGGTTTACGCTTCTTCGAAGCGCGAAAACAACTACTTCGGCTTTGGCACCGATGACGACCTAGAGTCGTCGCCGAACCATCTGATCATCAAGCATGCTGCGTTTCCGATCCACGATCCGCATCCCGGCGAGAAAGAGTTCGATCAAGAATTCCGCATCCCTTGCGCCAAAGTAATGGGCGCCTATCGCGGTCGTCGTTTTGCGTTTCGTCCCAAGAGCGTGGTCAACGTCTCCGGCATGAGCTTCGGCTCGCTAAGCGGACCGGCGGTCGAAGCGCTGAACATCGGCAGCAAACTGGCCGGCTGTTTGCAAAATACGGGCGAAGGGGGAATCAGCCCTTACCATCAGCGCGGCGGCGATCTGATGATGCAGATCGGGACCGGCTACTTTGGCTGTCGCGACTCACATGGCAATTTTGATCTCGGCATGTTCAAAGAAGTGGTCGCGGCCAATCCGGTCCGTGCTGTGGAGATCAAACTGAGCCAAGGCGCTAAGCCGGGCGTGGGTGGTTTTTTGCCGGCGGCCAAGATTACCGCCGAGATCTCTCGTATCCGTGGGATTCCGCAAGGTCGCGACTGCGCCAGCCCATCCAACCATACCGCGTTTCGCAACGTCGACGAAATGCTTGATTTTGTCGAGAAGTTGGCCGACGCGTCGGGCGTGCCGATCGGCATCAAGTCGGCGGTGGGCGAACTTCACTTCTGGACCGACCTGGCCGAGTCGATGGCCCGCACGCATCGCGGCGTTGACTTTATCACCATCGATGGTGGTGAAGGGGGAACCGGCGCCGCGCCGTTGGTTTTCGCCGATCACGTCGCTTTGCCGTTCAAGATCGGCTTTGGCCGAGTTTATCGTGAGTTTGTCAAGTTTGACCTGCATCACCATGTGGTGTTCAACGGCTCCGGCAAGCTGGGCTTTCCGGAAACAGGTTTGTTCGCGATGGCGCTTGGCTGCGATACGATTTCGGTCGCCCGTGAAGCGATGTTGGCGATCGGATGCATCCAGGCGCAGCGCTGCCATACGGGGCACTGTCCTTCCGGTGTGGCGACGCAAAACTGGTGGCTGAAACGAGGGCTCGATCCGACGCTCAAATCGTTTCGTGTGGCCAATTACGTCGCGACGCTGCGCAAAGAACTGTTGCGGCTGAGTCGTGCGTGCGGCGTGGTTCATCCATCCTTGGTGACGCTCGATCATTTCGACGTCCTCGACGACCGCCTGCAAGCGCTGGCGGCGACGACGTTGTTCGATCATCGCCCGGAATGGGGTTTGCCGTCGGCCGACGATCAAGAGACGATTCGTCGCATTATGTCGGCGCCGTTGGATCAGCGCGATTCGCTGGTCCATATCCATGGAAAGAGCCGCTCTAAGCTGGTCGAATCGGGGGTTTAA
- the pnp gene encoding polyribonucleotide nucleotidyltransferase: MEIIRVEKQIGKLTLSFETGYLAKQAAGACLTQYGDTVVLTAAATGPSRPGTDFFPLTCDYRERTAAAGKFPGGFIKREGRPTTKEILTCRLMDRPIRPMFPKGFRDEVQVMANVLSSDRQNDGDVLAMNGAAVALGLSSLPFDGPLAAVRLAHINDEFVVFPTHEELEESDLDLIISGNKESVLMIEGFSREMPEDVMLKAIETCHEYIKQICDMQLEFLEKAGAKESNYEAAAPNPIYQTLVDRYYNDFKSAKQTSGKQNRAEAVGALKERVKAEMIPDPNAEDAITDAVFKEAWHDLDERIVRDLILAGTRPDGRDGNTLRAIECKVDVLPRVHGSAVFQRGETQSLVTITLGTSRDEQRVDGLQEEYAKKFMLDYNFPSYSVGECRPIRGPGRREIGHGALAERSVKPVLPGPDEFPYTIRVISDILESNGSSSMASVCAATLGLMAAGVPISNPVAGISVGLVKEGDDFILLTDILGDEDHFGDMDFKIAGTQNGITGIQLDLKIAGISAEIIKATLEQSRVARIEILRTMLTTISSPKDEPSIWAPRLLSTKINPEKIGLLIGPGGKTIRGIQEETGATIDVQEDGTVLVASSTLEWAEAALARVQAITGEVEVGKIYEGRVTSVKDFGAFVEILPGRDGLCHISELSNEYVGNVNDVVKVGDMLKVKVLLVDEHDRVKLSHKAIDAPEGDGEPQPAGAGEGGGRGDRGGRGGDRGGRGGRSGGGRGRRED, translated from the coding sequence GTGGAAATTATCCGAGTTGAAAAGCAGATTGGTAAACTGACCCTGTCGTTTGAGACGGGGTATTTGGCAAAACAAGCGGCGGGCGCCTGTCTGACGCAATATGGCGATACGGTAGTTTTAACGGCCGCAGCAACCGGCCCTTCTCGTCCCGGCACCGATTTCTTCCCGCTGACTTGCGACTATCGCGAGCGTACGGCGGCGGCCGGCAAGTTTCCCGGCGGTTTCATCAAGCGTGAAGGCCGACCGACGACCAAAGAAATTCTGACTTGCCGTCTGATGGATCGCCCGATCCGCCCGATGTTCCCGAAGGGCTTCCGCGACGAAGTTCAAGTGATGGCCAATGTTCTCTCCAGCGATCGTCAAAATGACGGCGACGTGCTGGCGATGAACGGCGCCGCGGTGGCGCTCGGCTTGTCAAGCTTGCCGTTCGACGGCCCGCTGGCCGCGGTTCGTTTGGCGCATATCAACGACGAATTTGTCGTCTTCCCGACGCACGAAGAACTGGAAGAGAGTGATCTCGACCTGATCATCTCGGGCAACAAAGAATCGGTTTTGATGATCGAAGGCTTCTCTCGCGAGATGCCCGAAGACGTCATGCTGAAAGCGATCGAGACCTGCCATGAATACATCAAGCAGATCTGCGACATGCAGTTGGAGTTCCTGGAAAAGGCAGGCGCCAAAGAGTCGAACTACGAAGCCGCGGCTCCGAACCCGATTTACCAAACGCTGGTCGATCGATATTACAACGATTTCAAATCGGCCAAGCAGACCTCCGGCAAGCAGAATCGCGCTGAAGCGGTCGGCGCTCTGAAAGAGCGCGTCAAAGCCGAAATGATCCCCGATCCCAATGCGGAAGACGCGATCACTGACGCCGTCTTCAAAGAAGCCTGGCACGACCTGGACGAACGGATCGTTCGCGATCTGATCCTCGCCGGCACGCGTCCGGATGGCCGTGACGGCAATACTCTGCGTGCGATCGAATGCAAAGTTGACGTGCTGCCGCGCGTTCACGGTTCGGCGGTCTTCCAGCGTGGCGAAACGCAATCGCTCGTGACGATCACCCTCGGCACGTCACGCGATGAACAACGTGTGGACGGACTGCAGGAAGAGTACGCCAAGAAGTTCATGCTCGACTACAACTTCCCCTCCTACTCGGTTGGCGAATGCCGTCCGATTCGTGGACCGGGTCGTCGCGAGATCGGGCACGGCGCCTTGGCCGAACGTAGCGTGAAGCCGGTCCTGCCGGGTCCCGATGAGTTCCCTTATACGATCCGCGTGATTTCGGACATTCTGGAATCGAACGGTTCGAGCTCGATGGCCAGCGTGTGTGCTGCGACCCTCGGTTTGATGGCGGCCGGCGTGCCGATCAGCAACCCGGTCGCAGGCATCTCGGTCGGTCTGGTCAAGGAAGGGGATGACTTCATCCTGCTGACCGACATTCTGGGTGACGAAGATCACTTCGGCGACATGGACTTCAAGATCGCCGGTACGCAAAACGGCATCACCGGTATCCAACTCGACCTGAAGATCGCCGGCATCAGCGCCGAGATCATCAAAGCGACGCTGGAGCAATCGCGTGTCGCTCGGATCGAGATCCTCCGCACGATGTTGACCACGATCTCGTCTCCGAAAGATGAGCCGTCGATCTGGGCTCCTCGCTTGCTGAGCACCAAGATCAACCCCGAGAAGATCGGCTTGCTGATCGGTCCCGGCGGCAAGACGATCCGCGGCATTCAAGAAGAGACCGGCGCAACGATCGACGTCCAAGAAGACGGCACCGTGTTGGTCGCCAGCTCGACGCTGGAATGGGCCGAAGCGGCTCTGGCTCGCGTGCAAGCGATCACCGGCGAAGTCGAAGTTGGCAAGATCTACGAAGGTCGCGTCACCAGCGTCAAAGACTTTGGCGCGTTTGTCGAAATTTTGCCGGGTCGTGACGGTTTGTGCCATATTAGCGAACTGTCGAACGAATACGTTGGCAACGTCAATGACGTCGTCAAAGTGGGCGACATGCTGAAGGTCAAAGTCTTGCTCGTCGACGAGCATGATCGCGTCAAGCTGAGCCACAAGGCGATTGACGCGCCCGAAGGCGACGGCGAACCTCAACCGGCAGGCGCCGGCGAAGGCGGCGGTCGTGGAGATCGCGGTGGACGCGGCGGCGATCGCGGCGGCCGTGGTGGTCGCAGCGGCGGTGGACGCGGACGTCGCGAAGACTAA
- the rpsO gene encoding 30S ribosomal protein S15, which translates to MSITKEKKLEVIQGFQRAGEDTGSPEVQIAVLTTRINNLTEHMRTHKHDYSTRRGLLMMVSRRRRLLDYVKRHDPEKYLELLAQLNIRK; encoded by the coding sequence ATGTCGATCACGAAAGAAAAGAAGTTAGAGGTAATTCAAGGGTTCCAGCGCGCTGGCGAAGATACTGGATCGCCTGAAGTTCAAATTGCGGTGTTGACGACGCGGATCAACAATCTGACCGAGCACATGCGGACCCACAAGCACGACTACTCGACGCGTCGCGGCCTGCTGATGATGGTCAGCCGCCGTCGTCGTCTGCTGGATTACGTGAAGCGTCACGATCCAGAAAAGTACTTGGAACTGCTGGCGCAGCTCAATATCCGCAAGTAG
- a CDS encoding two-component system sensor histidine kinase NtrB: protein MTSESSSAENQTINQRLLEQYNEIAQLAGSLAHEIKNPLSVIRMNMDLLAEELDPPQTSAERRALQKTKIVQDQCMRLQNLLDDFLRFARLRQLNLLPGSLNEQVDRVLDFVAAQAEKQGIEIVRFLDADLPSINLDAETLYSALLNLVINAIQAMPDGGTLMVRTQETRHGVALGFIDDGCGMNEETALHMFDAFYSTKDGGSGLGLPLARKIIDAHHARIDVQSELGRGTKFTLEFPKPARIGG, encoded by the coding sequence GTGACCAGCGAATCGTCTTCCGCTGAAAATCAGACGATCAACCAACGGCTGCTCGAGCAATACAACGAGATCGCGCAGTTGGCTGGCTCGCTTGCGCATGAGATCAAGAACCCGCTCTCGGTCATTCGGATGAATATGGATCTGCTCGCCGAAGAGCTCGATCCGCCGCAAACTTCGGCCGAACGCCGCGCGCTGCAAAAAACCAAGATCGTCCAAGATCAGTGCATGCGACTGCAAAATCTGCTGGACGACTTCTTGCGGTTTGCACGTTTGCGGCAGTTGAATCTATTGCCTGGCAGCTTGAATGAGCAGGTCGATCGCGTGCTCGACTTTGTCGCCGCCCAAGCCGAGAAGCAGGGGATCGAGATCGTCCGTTTTCTTGACGCCGATTTGCCCAGCATCAATCTTGACGCTGAGACCCTCTATTCGGCCTTGCTTAACCTGGTGATCAACGCGATCCAGGCGATGCCTGACGGCGGAACTTTGATGGTGCGGACGCAGGAGACGCGGCATGGAGTCGCCCTTGGCTTTATTGATGACGGCTGCGGCATGAACGAAGAAACGGCGCTGCACATGTTCGACGCGTTCTATTCAACCAAAGATGGGGGATCGGGGCTCGGATTGCCGCTGGCGCGAAAGATTATTGACGCGCATCACGCTCGCATTGATGTGCAGAGCGAATTGGGCCGTGGAACGAAATTTACGCTGGAATTTCCGAAGCCGGCCCGCATCGGCGGTTAA
- a CDS encoding sigma-54-dependent transcriptional regulator: MTGDHPKSESTEIAPINYGAFRILIVDNDKAHALTMCESLERVGYPCTIATSGPEGIERIERDDFEIVITDLVMNEVDGIGVLQKAKSNLPGCEVIVVTGHGTISIAVEAMQQGAFNFLEKPLTPDKLRAAVSRAAETVQLRQTNTDLLQRLDERFGYEGLIFADARMGHVIDRLKRISPTDASILIQGETGVGKELVAQAIHQNSPRKNKPFVPLNCAELSEHLLESELFGHAKGAYTDAATERVGRFEYANGGTLFLDEVGDMPMATQVKLLRVLESGEITRVGENKPIKINVRLLSATNCNLEEAISRGAFRSDLYYRLRIVTVVVPPLRERRDDIIPLMDHFRRHFAKRHGKAVKGIDKAVVKRFYQFDWPGNVRQLRNLVESMVVLDLDGVLGIDDLPEELMDEADYVIHPVALPPPSSASSPAAIDGDGTPGLLDLVGQPMNEVEKRFISETLKFTNQNREEAAKMLQIGERTLYRKIKEYNLRGDN; this comes from the coding sequence ATGACCGGCGACCACCCCAAGTCTGAATCAACCGAGATCGCGCCGATCAATTATGGTGCGTTTCGGATCTTGATTGTCGACAACGACAAGGCCCACGCGCTGACGATGTGCGAAAGCTTGGAGCGTGTCGGCTATCCCTGCACGATCGCGACCAGCGGTCCGGAAGGGATCGAGCGGATCGAGCGGGATGACTTTGAGATTGTCATCACCGATCTGGTGATGAACGAGGTCGACGGCATCGGCGTCTTGCAGAAGGCGAAGAGCAACTTGCCCGGCTGCGAAGTGATCGTCGTCACCGGTCACGGCACGATCTCGATCGCGGTCGAAGCGATGCAGCAGGGCGCTTTCAACTTTCTGGAAAAGCCGCTCACCCCAGACAAGCTGCGAGCCGCCGTCAGCCGCGCGGCCGAGACGGTCCAGTTGCGGCAGACCAACACCGATTTGTTGCAGCGGTTGGACGAGCGGTTTGGCTACGAAGGCTTGATCTTCGCCGATGCTCGAATGGGGCACGTGATCGATCGCCTGAAACGGATCTCGCCGACCGACGCGAGTATCCTGATCCAAGGAGAAACCGGCGTCGGTAAAGAGCTGGTCGCCCAGGCGATTCATCAGAACAGCCCCCGCAAGAACAAACCGTTTGTGCCGCTCAACTGCGCCGAATTGAGCGAACACTTGCTTGAGAGCGAACTGTTCGGGCACGCCAAAGGCGCCTACACCGACGCCGCGACCGAACGGGTCGGCCGGTTTGAATACGCCAACGGCGGCACGCTGTTTCTGGACGAAGTCGGCGACATGCCGATGGCGACGCAAGTGAAGCTGCTGCGAGTATTGGAGTCGGGCGAGATCACGCGCGTCGGAGAGAACAAGCCGATCAAGATCAACGTCCGCTTGCTGTCAGCGACCAACTGCAATTTGGAAGAAGCGATCAGCCGGGGCGCTTTCCGGAGCGACTTGTACTATCGCCTGCGAATCGTCACCGTGGTCGTTCCGCCGCTGCGTGAACGACGGGATGACATCATCCCGTTGATGGATCACTTCCGCCGACATTTCGCCAAACGACATGGCAAAGCGGTGAAGGGGATCGATAAAGCGGTCGTCAAACGTTTCTATCAATTCGATTGGCCAGGCAATGTTCGCCAACTGCGCAATCTGGTCGAAAGCATGGTCGTGCTGGATCTGGACGGCGTGCTGGGGATCGATGATCTGCCGGAAGAATTGATGGACGAAGCCGACTATGTGATTCACCCGGTCGCGTTGCCCCCTCCGTCGTCGGCTAGCTCGCCAGCGGCGATCGATGGGGATGGAACGCCTGGCTTGCTTGATTTGGTCGGACAACCGATGAACGAAGTTGAGAAGCGGTTCATCTCGGAGACGTTGAAGTTTACGAATCAAAATCGCGAAGAAGCGGCCAAAATGTTGCAGATCGGCGAGCGGACGCTGTATCGCAAAATCAAAGAATACAATCTTCGCGGCGACAATTAG